A genomic stretch from Lathyrus oleraceus cultivar Zhongwan6 chromosome 2, CAAS_Psat_ZW6_1.0, whole genome shotgun sequence includes:
- the LOC127120604 gene encoding uncharacterized protein LOC127120604 isoform X2: MARFDFENPIFQAEEEDDEDCELPEELARLLKQEERVIQPHQEFVEVINLGTEDAKREIKIGAALEDNVKKGLIKLLQEYIDIFAWSYQDMPGLDTDIVVHRLPLKEGCPPVKQKLRRTRPEMAVKIKEEVQKQLDAGFLAVTNYPPWVANIVPVPKKDGKVRMCVDYRDLNRASPKDDFPLPHIDVLVDNTAQFSVFSFMDGFSGYNQIKMAPEDMEKTTFITPWGTFCYKVMPFGLKNAGATYQRAMVTLFHDMIHHEIEVYVDDMIAKSQTEEEHLVNLQKLFERLRKFKLRLNPNKCTFGVRSGKLLGFIVSGKGIEVDPDKVKAIQEMPEPRTEKQVRSFLGRLNYIARFISHLTTTCEPIFKLLRKDQAIRWNEDCQRAFEKIKEYLQKPPILIPPVPGRPLIMYLSVTENSMGCVLGQHDESGRKEHAIYYLSKKFTDCEIKYSQLEKTCCALAWVARRLRQYMLNHTTLLISKMDPVKYIFEKPALTGRVARWQMILTEYDIQYTSQKAIKGSILSDYLAEQPIDDYEPMKFEFPDEDIMFLKMKDCEEPVVEEGPDPNEKWTLLFDGAVNTRGNGIGAVITTPKGAHIPFTARLTFECTNNEAEYEACILGIEQAIDLRIKTLDIFGDSALVINQVNGDWNTLQPTLVPYRDYTRRLLTFFTTVKLYHIPRDENQMADALATLSSMIKVIRWNHAPRIDVMRLDRAAYVFAAELVVDDKPWYHDIKCFLKNQEYPAGASNNDRKTLRRLAGSFFLNKDDVLYKRNFDMVLLRCVDRHEADMLMQEVHEGSFGTHAGGHAMAKKLLRAGYYWMTMESDCFKYARKCHKCQIYADKVHVPPNPLNVMSSPWPFAMWGIDMIGKIEPTASNGHRFILVAIDYFTKWVEAASFANVTRHVVARFIKKEIICRYGIPERIITDNGSNLNNKMMKELCQNFNIQHHNSSPYRPKMNGAVEAANKNIKKIVQKMVVTYRDWHEMLPFALHGYRTSVRTSTGATPYSLVYGMEAVLPVEVEIPSLRVLLDVKLDEAEWIRTRFNELSLIEEKRMAAICHGQLYQSRMKRAFDQKVRPRCFQVGDLVLKRILPPQTDHRGKWTPNYDGPYIVTKVFDGGALMLATMEGEDFASPVNSDAVKKYFA; the protein is encoded by the coding sequence atggctcgcttcgactttgaaaatccaatctttcaagctgaagaagaggatgatgaagattgtgaactccctgaagaacttgccaggttgttgaaacaagaggaaagggttattcaaccgcatcaagagtttgttgaagtgattaatctcggcaccgaagacgccaagagagaaatcaagataggggctgctttagaagacaatgtgaagaaagggctgattaaattgctgcaagaatacattgacatcttcgcctggtcttatcaggacatgcctgggctggacacagacatcgtggtacaccgcttgcctctcaaagaaggttgtcctccggtcaagcagaagctcagaagaacaagaccagagatggctgtcaagataaaggaagaagtgcaaaagcagttggatgcagggtttctagcagtcaccaattatccgccatgggttgcaaacatcgtcccagtacctaagaaggatggaaaggtacggatgtgtgtcgactatcgggatctgaacagagctagccctaaagatgatttcccattacctcacatcgacgttttggtggataatacagctcagttctcggtattctccttcatggacggcttttctggctataaccaaatcaagatggcaccagaagacatggaaaagacaactttcataaccccgtggggcaccttctgctacaaggtgatgccgtttggtctgaaaaatgccggagcaacatatcaacgagctatggtaactctgttccatgatatgattcatcatgaaatcgaggtttatgtggatgatatgattgccaaatctcagacagaagaagaacatttggtgaatttgcagaaattatttgagcgtttgaggaaattcaagctgaggcttaatccgaacaagtgcactttcggggtgagatcgggaaaattgctgggttttattgttagcggaaaagggattgaggtggatcccgacaaagtaaaagcaatacaggaaatgcctgagccaagaacagagaagcaagtccgtagtttcttagggaggttgaactacattgcaaggttcatctctcacctaacaaccacgtgtgagccaattttcaaattgctgaggaaagatcaggctatcaggtggaatgaagattgtcaaagggctttcgagaagataaaagagtatctacagaaacctccgatccttatacctccagttcctgggagacctctgataatgtacctatcagtgactgagaactcgatggggtgtgtattgggacagcatgacgagtctggtcgaaaagagcatgccatatactaccttagcaaaaagtttaccgactgtgaaatcaaatattcgcagcttgagaaaacttgctgtgctttggcctgggttgctcgccgactgaggcagtatatgttgaaccatactaccttgttgatttctaagatggatccagtgaaatacatattcgagaagccagctctcaccggaagggtcgctcgttggcaaatgattttaacagagtatgatattcagtacacgtcacagaaggccatcaaagggagtattctgtcagactaccttgccgagcaaccgattgatgattatgagccaatgaagtttgaattccctgatgaagacatcatgttcctcaagatgaaagactgtgaagagccagttgttgaggagggacctgatccaaacgaaaagtggactttgttgtttgatggggctgtcaataCTAGAGGAAatggaattggtgctgtcattacaactccgaaaggtgcccacatacctttcaccgctcgtttgacttttgagtgcacaaataatgaagctgagtacgaggcctgtatcttgggcattgagcaagccattgatctgagaatcaagactctggacatcttcggagattcagctctggtgattaatcaagtgaatggtgattggaatactctccagcccactctggtcccctacagagattacacgagaagactgttgactttcttcacaacggtaaaattgtatcatatacctcgtgatgagaaccagatggcagacgcacttgctactctatcctccatgatcaaggtaattcgttggaaccatgctcccaggatcgatgtgatgcgccttgacagggccgcgtatgtgtttgctgctgaactggtagtcgatgacaagccctggtatcacgatatcaagtgctttctgaagaatcaagagtaccctgcaggggcatccaacaatgacagaaagactttgagaagattggcaggcagtttcttcttgaacaaagacgatgtgttgtataagaggaacttcgacatggttttgctcagatgtgtggacagacacgaggcggacatgttaatgcaggaagttcatgaaggttccttcggtactcatgccggtggacatgcgatggctaagaaattgttgagagcgggttattattggatgaccatggaatcagattgtttcaagtatgctcggaagtgtcataaatgccagatttatgctgataaggtgcatgtaccgccgaatcctctgaatgtgatgtcttcgccgtggccgtttgccatgtggggtattgacatgattggaaagattgagccgactgcttccaatgggcatcgcttcatccttgttgccatcgactatttcaccaaatgggtcgaggcagcgtcgttcgcgaatgtcaccagacatgtggttgcccgtttcatcaagaaagaaattatttgtcgctatgggattcccgaaagaatcattactgataatggttctaatctcaacaacaaaatgatgaaggagttgtgtcagaacttcaacattcagcatcacaattcttccccttaccgccctaagatgaatggcgctgttgaggcggcaaataagaacataaagaagattgtgcagaagatggtcgtcacgtacagagattggcatgagatgctacctttcgccttgcatgggtaccgtacttcagtacgtacatcgaccggggcaaccccctactcccttgtgtatggtatggaagcagtcctacctgttgaagtggagattccttccctaagagtcttgttggatgtcaagctagacgaagctgaatggattcggacaaggttcaatgagttgagtcttatcgaagagaagcgaatggcagccatttgtcatgggcagttgtatcagagtcggatgaagagagcttttgatcagaaggtgcgtcctcgttgtttccaagtcggagatttagtgttgaaaaggatccttcctcctcagacagatcacaggggcaagtggactcctaactatgatggaccgtatattgtcaccaaggtttttgatggtggggccctaatgcttgcaactatggagGGCGAAGACTTcgcttcccctgtgaactcagacgcagttaaaaaatacttcgcataa